From the Nodularia sphaerocarpa UHCC 0038 genome, the window CCAAACCGTGTGTTTCTAAGGTCTGGAGGTCAAGAGAATGGGGATTTCCGCCTTCCCAAAGTGCCAAAAGCTTATCAGGTAATGCTAACACTGAAGTATTAGCAGCATTCTTGACGGGTTTGAGCCATTGATTCCAAACAGGCCCCGGTGCAGTCATGCCATAATTACCGTAAAGCAGTTTTCCGGCTGTGGTTTCTTCTTGATAACCAGCAGTTTGCACATAACGATAAACTCCGGTAACACCAGCATCGGTAAAATGAACTCCCAGAATTGCGCCATCACCATCAAACCAGTGTCCGACATCAATACCACCGCGTTCTAACCGTCCTGGTCCATTGCGGTAGAGTGTCCCGCGCAAGCCTTCAGGGACTTGACCCCAGAGAACAGGTAAGGGGGTGAGGGTAAATTCTTTTGCTGGTTGAGCTATCGCACCTGCCCAGGTTTTATGGGTTAATGGTTGAATAGTTGTTGTCATAATTTTAATCTCAAAGGAAGAATATTAGCAAAAAGCTGATTCAATGCCAAAAAAGTTCCGCAGTTCTGCAACTAACGATATATTTTTTAAATCTAACCCAGACAAAATCACTGTTTTTTGTTGAATCTATGAAATCTTATTTAGCCGCCGCTATTCAAATGACCAGTGTATCCAATGTACACAAAAACTTAGTCCAGGCAGAAGAACTAATTGACCTGGCTGTGCGTCGAGGTGCTGAATTAGTTGGGTTACCAGAAAACTTTTCTTTTATGGGAGAAGAGAAAGACAAACTGGCACAAGCAGAGGAGATTTATCGTGAATCTGCCCAATTTCTCAAAAAAATGGCGCAGCGCTACCAAGTTACCATTTTGGGCGGTAGCTTTCCAGTTCCTGTAGAGAATACAGGCAAAGTTTATAACACGACAATTCTCATTGACCCCAGTGGTGAAGAACTCACCCGCTACTGTAAAGTACATCTATTTGATGTTAATGTCCCTGACGGCAACACCTATCGAGAATCTAGCACAGTTGTAGCTGGTAAGGAACTACCGACAGTTTATTTGTCAGAACAACTCGGTAATATCGGACTTTCTGTTTGCTATGATGTCCGCTTTCCTGAATTGTACCGACATTTGTCAGATAAAGGCGCAGATGTGATGTTTGTCCCGGCTGCCTTCACCGCTTTCACTGGGAAAGACCATTGGCAAGTATTATTACAAGCTAGAGCCATTGAAAATACTGCCTACGTCATCGCCCCGGCTCAAACTGGCAATAACTACGACCGTCGCCACACCCACGGACACGCTATGATTATCGACCCTTGGGGTGTAATTTTAGCTGATGCTGGTGAACAACCGGGAATTGCGATCGCCGAAATCAAACCCTCTCGCTTGGAACAAGTCCGCCGTCAAATGCCTTCTTTAGAACATCGAGTATTCTAAATACCCAATACAGACGCGATTTATCGCGTCTGTACAAGAATGCAGGTAGTAGCTTTAGCCGCAGATCCATCCAAGAAGTTTTGTTGAGATTTATTGAATCGCTGTAAGACCCCCGCCTCAACGCTTCTCCCAAGGGGAGACGCTACGCGAATGTAGGCGGGGGATGTAAAGCGGTTAAAAACGCAGCACTATGCAGATTGAGGCTTCGGCTTCGCTCAAGATCAACACCGAGCGGAGTCGAGGTGTTGATCTTGAGCGTCAGCGAAATGGAATCTGTATAGTAGCTAAGTTTTTAACAATCTGGTATATTGTTTATGTACCAAAGTTAAACATAAATGATCGTATTTGAGGCAAAACTTGAAGGACAGAACGAGCAGTATCGAGCGCTTGATGAAGCGATTAGAACTGCGCGGTTTGTGCGTAATAGTTGCCTCCGGTACTGGATGGATAACAAAGGCGTTGGGCGTTACGACCTTAATAAGTTCTGCGCTGTCCTTGCTGCTAACACAGAGTTTCCTTGGGTGTCCAACCTGAACTCTATGGCTCGTCAATCTAGCGCTGAAAGAGCGTGGTCTGCAATTGCTCGATTCTTTGATAATTGCAAGAAAGGTAAGTCGGGAAAGAAAGGCTATCCACGTTTTAAGAAAGAACAGACTCATGGTTCAGTTGAATACAAAACTTGTGGATGGAAGCTTTCTGCTGACCGTCGCCATATCACTTTTAGCGATGGGTTTGAGGGGGGAACTTTTAAGCTCTGGGGAACCCGTGATCTGCATTTCTACCAACTCAAACAGTTTAAAAGAGTGCGGGTTGTGCGTCGTGCCGATGGGTATTATACCCAATTTTGTATTGACCACGAACGGGTTGAAAAGCGAGAACCAACTGGTAAAACTATTGGTATTGATGTGGGATTGAACCACTTCTACACCGATAGTAATGGAGAAACAGTCGCTAACCCTAGACATCTGGGTAAAAGCGAGAAGTCTTTGAAACGACTGCAACGCCGGATGTCTAGGACTAAAAAAGGTTCTCAAAACAGAATTAAGTTTAGAAATAAACTTGCACGTAAGCACCTCAAAGTAAGTCGCCAGCGTAAAGACTTTGCTGTAAAGACAGCAAGGTGCGTAGTGAGGTCTAACGACCTCGTGGCGTATGAAGATTTACAGGTGCGGAATATGGTCAAGAATCATCGCTTGGCTAAATCGATTAGTGATGCATCGTGGTCGTTGTTCCGGCAATGGGTTGAGTATTTTGGCAAAGTGTTTGGCGTGGTGACTGTTGCAGTTCCGCCTTATTTCACCAGCCAGAATTGTTCTAACTGCGGTGAAGTTGTTAAGAAAACTCTCAGCACTAGAACTCATATTTGTCCTCACTGTGGGCATACCCAAGACCGGGATTGGAATGCGGCACGAAACATATTGGAAAAGGGATTGAGTACGGCGGGTCACGTCGGAACTAACGCCTCTGGAGAGACTGACCAATACTTGAGTGGGGCAACTCCTTCAAGCAAGTCAACTCGTGGAAAGAGGAAACCCAAAGAGCGATCTTTGGAATCCCCACCCTCTACGAAGTAGGGTGGGGAGGATGTCAAACTACACCACCGATAAAAATGGCTCGCCAGTCAACCGAGTTGAACGTTGGCAATTATCCTCAGATGGATTGACTGCATCATCAGACAAAATTATTATTGATGATATCCCAGCCGCTCTATATCATAATGGCGGTCGTTTGCGTTTTGGCCCAGATGGAATGCTTTATATTGGCACTGGTGATGCTAGAGAACCGCAAATTTCCCAAAATGTTAATAGTTTAGCGGGTAAGATTCTGCGCTTAACTCCAGAGGGACAAATTCCCCCAGATAATCCATTTCCAAATAATCCCGTTTTTATAACTGGTATTCGTAATACTCAAGGTTTTGACTGGTACAATGCATCCACGCTGTTTGTCACAGACCACGGCCCTAGTGGAGAATTAGGCAGAACTGGTGAGGATAAACTTTCTGTATTACAAGCAGGGGATAATATGGGCTGGCCGGCTGTGAAAAACTGTGAAGCTGAAGCAGAATTTGTGCGTCCCTCACTGGTTTGGCGCGAAGCAGCACCTCCAGGCGGAGCAGCACTTTATACTGGTGATTCTATTCCAGAGTGGAAAGGTAATTTAATTATTGGTACTCTGCGTTCCCGACATCTGCATAGAGTAGTATTTGACTCAGCTAACCCCAGACAAGTGCAAACTCATGAAATTTACTTTCAGGGAAATTCACCAAATGGTTTTGGGCGAATTAGGGATGTGATTATGGGTAAAGATGGTGAGTTATACATTACTACCAGTAATTGTGACGGACGCGGAAACTGTCCCCCAGGTCAAGATAAAATTATCCGCATCACTCAATAAAATTGGCTATCTTGGATCATTGTCCAGTGTCTTCCTGGAGAGATATCTTTATTTAAATATGATTAATTACGGTTTTTTGGTATTGTAAAACTTCGCCGAATATATAGACAAATATCTCCATCTATGATCATTCATCACAGTGAAACCAGGTAATGAATGGGGATAGAGCAAATCTCAAGCCAGATAATTAACATAAATTCATTAAGCCAAGTACCGACAAATGTTAGTATATATAATCATCTCTAAAATTTTTGGCAGCTAGTCTATGCAGTTGGTCGAACGGCATATAATTCAACGAAATCATCCCCACTATCAAGAGATTGATCAGTTATGTTTTGCTGCTAAAAACCTCTACAATTACGCTAACTTCCACATCCGCCAAAGTTTTATTCTGACTCAAAAATATCTAGACTACAATTGTTTAGCTAAACAATTAAAATCTACAGAACCATATCAAGCTTTACCCGCCAAAGTTGCCCAACAAGTATTATTAGGATTACATCACAACTGGTTAAGCTTTTTTGCAGCAATTCAAGTATATACAGAAGATAAAAGCAAGTTTTTAGGCAGACCAAAATTACCCAAATATAAACACAAAGACAAGGGCAGACATTTATTAGTTTACACAGCACAGTCTGTGAGTAAACCCAAAATGAAAGCTGGTGTAATTCATCTGTCAAAAACACAAATTGAGATTCCAACAAAAGTAGAGTATGTACATCTAAATCAGGTGAGAATTGTCCCCAAAATTGACCATTATGTGCTAGAAGCTGTGTATGAAAAAGAGGAATTAGATGATGACTTAGACTCTAATGCTATAGCAGCGATTGATTTAGGCATAGATAACCTAGCTACCTTAACATCTAACCAGCCTGGGTTTTTACCAGTTCTGGTTTCGGGGAGAATTATCAAATCCATTAATCGTTATTACAATCAAAGAAAAGCTAAATTACAATCTTTACTACCAAGTCATCAAAAGACATCTAAACAACTGCAAAGTTTAACTAAAAAACGGAATTTTCGAGTTGATGATTATCTACATAAAGCCAGTCGGTTAGTTATTGACCATTTAGTGAAGCAGGGGCTGGGGACTTTAGTAATTGGTCAAAATCCACTGTGGAAGCAAAATGCTAATTTGGGTAAACGAAATAATCAAAACTTTGTTTGTATTCCGCATAATCGATTTGTACAGCAGTTGATTTATAAAGCGAAATTAGTGGGGATAAAGGTATTGGTTTCTGAAGAGTCTTACACCAGTGTGGCTTCTTTTTTAGACCAAGATATTATTCCTACCTATGGAAAAGCTGATGCGAAAGAAGTTAAATTTAGTGGTCGAAGAATCAGAACTAAGCTTTATAAAGCAGGTAATGGTAAACTGATTCACGCTGATGTCAATGGTAGTTTGAATATCTTACGTAAAGTAGTCCCGACAGCATTTAGTCTAGGGATAGGGGGCGTTGTAGTTCGCCCTGTCGGGATTATTCCCGGCAAACAAATGGCATGAGATATTTGTCTATGCTTTTTGGAACTATTCATCCTCAGTAATCATCTCCAGAGAGTTTTCAACACGATCTACAAACAGCACACCATCGAGATGATCATACTCATGTTGAAAAATCCGAGCCACAAAATCAGTTAATTTTTGCTTTTGTAGCTTGCCATTTCTGTCAGTATATGCTATATCAATTGTTTGATATCTTGGCACTAACCCTCTCATACCAGGCACACTTAAACAACCTTCCCAACCTTTGACAATTTCAGTAGAATGGGCAATGATTCTGGGATTAATCATGGCGGTAGGCTCCATCACCGGGGCGTTGGGATACCTGAGATTAGGGCGGGAAGCCACAATAAACAAACGATAGGATGCGGCTACTTGAGGTGCAGCAATGCCCACACCGTTAGCTTTGGCAACTGTTACAATCAAGTCGTCAATGAGCTTTTGAATGTGTTGATCTTGAATATTCTCAACCCAAATTGCTTTTTGGCGCAATATACGATCGCCCAATTGCATGATTGGCATTAATTCAGGCATAATTAGCCTTCTGTTCTTGCTGGTAAAGGTGCTGGACTAACTGCTACTGGTATAAGTTGGCCATTGCGTTCCACTTGTATTTGTAAAGGGACACCAATTTGGCTATTTTCCACGAGTTTTTGGACTTGATCAATTTTAGTAACAGGTTGGTTATTAATGCTTTGAATCAGATC encodes:
- a CDS encoding carbon-nitrogen hydrolase family protein, coding for MKSYLAAAIQMTSVSNVHKNLVQAEELIDLAVRRGAELVGLPENFSFMGEEKDKLAQAEEIYRESAQFLKKMAQRYQVTILGGSFPVPVENTGKVYNTTILIDPSGEELTRYCKVHLFDVNVPDGNTYRESSTVVAGKELPTVYLSEQLGNIGLSVCYDVRFPELYRHLSDKGADVMFVPAAFTAFTGKDHWQVLLQARAIENTAYVIAPAQTGNNYDRRHTHGHAMIIDPWGVILADAGEQPGIAIAEIKPSRLEQVRRQMPSLEHRVF
- a CDS encoding RNA-guided endonuclease InsQ/TnpB family protein; translation: MIVFEAKLEGQNEQYRALDEAIRTARFVRNSCLRYWMDNKGVGRYDLNKFCAVLAANTEFPWVSNLNSMARQSSAERAWSAIARFFDNCKKGKSGKKGYPRFKKEQTHGSVEYKTCGWKLSADRRHITFSDGFEGGTFKLWGTRDLHFYQLKQFKRVRVVRRADGYYTQFCIDHERVEKREPTGKTIGIDVGLNHFYTDSNGETVANPRHLGKSEKSLKRLQRRMSRTKKGSQNRIKFRNKLARKHLKVSRQRKDFAVKTARCVVRSNDLVAYEDLQVRNMVKNHRLAKSISDASWSLFRQWVEYFGKVFGVVTVAVPPYFTSQNCSNCGEVVKKTLSTRTHICPHCGHTQDRDWNAARNILEKGLSTAGHVGTNASGETDQYLSGATPSSKSTRGKRKPKERSLESPPSTK
- a CDS encoding RNA-guided endonuclease InsQ/TnpB family protein translates to MQLVERHIIQRNHPHYQEIDQLCFAAKNLYNYANFHIRQSFILTQKYLDYNCLAKQLKSTEPYQALPAKVAQQVLLGLHHNWLSFFAAIQVYTEDKSKFLGRPKLPKYKHKDKGRHLLVYTAQSVSKPKMKAGVIHLSKTQIEIPTKVEYVHLNQVRIVPKIDHYVLEAVYEKEELDDDLDSNAIAAIDLGIDNLATLTSNQPGFLPVLVSGRIIKSINRYYNQRKAKLQSLLPSHQKTSKQLQSLTKKRNFRVDDYLHKASRLVIDHLVKQGLGTLVIGQNPLWKQNANLGKRNNQNFVCIPHNRFVQQLIYKAKLVGIKVLVSEESYTSVASFLDQDIIPTYGKADAKEVKFSGRRIRTKLYKAGNGKLIHADVNGSLNILRKVVPTAFSLGIGGVVVRPVGIIPGKQMA
- the def gene encoding peptide deformylase, which produces MPELMPIMQLGDRILRQKAIWVENIQDQHIQKLIDDLIVTVAKANGVGIAAPQVAASYRLFIVASRPNLRYPNAPVMEPTAMINPRIIAHSTEIVKGWEGCLSVPGMRGLVPRYQTIDIAYTDRNGKLQKQKLTDFVARIFQHEYDHLDGVLFVDRVENSLEMITEDE